The following proteins come from a genomic window of Pseudochaenichthys georgianus chromosome 19, fPseGeo1.2, whole genome shotgun sequence:
- the LOC117464333 gene encoding protein FAM171A2: MPARFISRVLLFVSICAAKSLPDQGAFEVQIKVQVFDNSDLSPLAGAQVEVHGNQTVLASSRAGSDGVLRVNFLYRTGSWVIITASKQDYVTNSVPWHSSRIPLYASVSLYLLVQRPGTLILYDDVLQVLSGSPGGRNQPLVQLQRKSLQLPSDSNYTALSATLTTARTQYEIGGFPFLLGQETNSSGAETGWTDLTALALVSIHLFDKDGREIQVSDPIHVSVPLPSDTRNRMATSVPAWLYQPKTGLWVRSGTGYIKKDGQQFVWNVVVPQMGYWLAAFPSSSGLGLSHPGLRDITTYHTLFLLSILGSLALLVLILLCVLLYYCRRKCLKPRRQQGKPHAANLNGAKRDQGTSTSRLNLICGSHAESGPSNDKSEMSPSRDYQNTRDDLTKHVPAHMLRHAKGKNALGPQRGESFQMKVTRATETNNLDNPLLHEDYNRSYSPMEIKESEYHRHHSANDNRGYASDPPSPPRFQGYVPNQSDKPPEYSAAAADSLARPTSLNTQPGQIIFCSSIDQMKENMYRSMVPTLVIPAHYMRLPSEFSKDGKDQKDQDKDGAQMGGGQQHHHHHSQKQQQGGSQGDDSEDPSWASDSSGGPVTIPVLFNDSTMAQMNGELQALTEKKLLELGVKQHPRAWFISLDGRNNAHVRHSYIDAGNDLGGGGGVGGFLGGPSSGRESNLEPPLESQERMLAMNRKGKDERWGTGGRKGHGVSSSGGKCYSKLAYPDHSEPSSSEGRPVSPEENSLTPLLDEGPSSRGSTIPRRGRSRVNSSRSSNSENRRDSMTSPEDDPDDKEENKKSPWQKIEDRPLMVFHPRK, from the exons AGGTGCAAATAAAAGTCCAGGTTTTCGACAACAGCGACCTGTCACCGTTGGCGGGCGCTCAGGTGGAAGTGCACGGAAACCAGACCGTCTTGGCGTCGAGCCGGGCGGGCAGCGATGGCGTCCTGAGAGTCAACTTCCTGTACCGTACAGGCTCATGGGTCATCATCACAGCCTCCAAACAAGACTACGTCACCAACTCCGTGCCCTGGCACTCCAGCCGCATCCCCC TGTATGCATCAGTCAGCCTGTACCTCCTGGTCCAGAGGCCAGGAACACTCATCCTGTACGATGACGTCCTGCAGGTGCTGTCTGGGTCCCCAG GAGGTCGTAACCAGCCTCTGGTGCAGCTCCAGAGGAAGTCCCTCCAGCTGCCGTCAGACTCCAACTACACCGCTCTGTCTGCTACGCTGACCACGGCCAGGACTCAGTATGAGATCGGGGGCTTCCCCTTTCTGCTGGGCCAAGAGACCAACAGCTCAG GTGCAGAAACTGGATGGACAGACTTGACGGCTTTGGCCTTGGTCAGCATTCACCTCTTTGACAAAGATGGCCGTGAGATCCAGGTCTCAGATCCGATCCACGTCTCGGTGCCGCTGCCGTCCGACACCCGCAACAGGATGGCCACCAGCGTGCCTGCTTGGCTGTATCAGCCTAAGACAG GATTGTGGGTTCGGAGCGGGACGGGTTACATCAAAAAGGACGGCCAACAGTTTGTGTGGAACGTGGTGGTTCCTCAGATGGGATACTGGTTAGCCGCCTTCCCTTCATCTTCAG GATTGGGTCTGTCTCATCCAGGCTTGAGGGACATCACCACCTACCACACCCTGTTCCTGCTCTCCATCCTGGGCTCGCTGGCCCTGCTGGTGCTCATCCTGCTCTGTGTGCTGCTCTACTACTGCAG GCGGAAGTGTTTAAAACCTCGTCGGCAGCAAGGGAAACCCCACGCCGCAAATCTAAACGGTGCAAAAAGAGACCAAGGAACATCTACTTCACGCCTAAATCTGATCTGCGGAAGCCATGCTGAGTCTGGCCCCTCAAATGACAAATCTGAGATGTCCCCATCTCGAGACTACCAGAATACAAGGGATGACTTAACCAAGCATGTTCCAGCTCACATGCTTCGACACGCAAAGGGAAAAAATGCTCTCGGTCCCCAACGAGGTGAAAGCTTCCAAATGAAGGTTACTCGTGCCACAGAGACCAACAACCTGGACAACCCTTTGCTGCATGAAGACTATAACCGGAGCTACAGCCCCATGGAGATCAAGGAGTCTGAATATCACCGACACCACAGCGCCAACGACAACCGAGGCTACGCTTCTGATCCCCCGTCCCCGCCTCGCTTCCAAGGGTATGTGCCAAACCAGAGTGACAAACCCCCGGAATACTCGGCAGCAGCTGCAGACAGCCTTGCCAGACCCACGTCCCTCAACACCCAACCGGGCCAGATCATCTTCTGCAGCTCCATCGACCAGATGAAGGAGAACATGTACCGGAGCATGGTGCCAACCCTGGTTATCCCTGCACACTACATGCGCCTGCCCTCTGAGTTCTCCAAAGATGGCAAAGACCAGAAGGACCAAGACAAAGATGGTGCCCAGATGGGAGGCGGCCAGCAGCACCATCACCACCACTCCCAGAAACAGCAGCAAGGTGGATCCCAAGGTGACGACTCTGAAGACCCGAGCTGGGCGTCCGACTCCTCCGGTGGACCTGTCACTATCCCGGTGCTCTTCAATGACTCCACCATGGCTCAGATGAATGGAGAGCTGCAGGCTCTGACTGAGAAGAAGCTTCTGGAGCTCGGTGTCAAGCAGCACCCAAGGGCGTGGTTCATCTCCCTGGATGGACGCAATAACGCTCATGTGCGCCACTCCTACATCGATGCTGGGAATGACCTCGGTGGCGGCGGCGGTGTTGGTGGATTCTTGGGTGGCCCCAGCAGCGGGCGAGAAAGCAACCTCGAACCACCTTTGGAGTCTCAAGAACGGATGTTAGCAATGAACCGGAAGGGAAAAGACGAGCGCTGGGGGACGGGAGGAAGGAAGGGCCACGGTGTCAGCAGCAGTGGAGGGAAGTGTTACTCCAAGCTGGCGTATCCCGATCACAGCGAGCCCAGCAGCAGCGAGGGACGCCCGGTGTCACCCGAGGAGAACTCCCTCACCCCTCTTCTCGATGAAGGTCCGTCCTCCAGAGGGTCCACAATCCCCAGGAGAGGGCGCAGTCGCGTGAACAGCAGCCGCAGCAGCAACAGTGAGAACCGCCGCGACTCCATGACAAGCCCAGAGGACGACCCCGACGACAAAGAAGAGAACAAGAAGAGCCCCTGGCAGAAGATTGAAGACAGGCCTCTCATGGTGTTCCACCCCAGGAAGTGA